The genomic stretch GGGTCGGCAGGGTTTCGGCTCTTATATTTTTTCTCAGGTGTTACCGGTCAGCCTTATCGGTGTAACGAGCCGAGGGTATTGGAAAGGAAAACCTATGCAAACCAGTTTGTTGAAACCCAAGATCATCACCGTGGAATTGCTGGGAGAAAACTATGCGCAAGTGGTCATGGAGCCCTTCGAAAGGGGCTACGGTCATACTTTGGGTAATGCGCTCCGCCGTGTCTTGCTGTCGTCGATGATCGGCTATGCACCGACCGAAGTGACGATTGCCGGCGTGGTACATGAGTATTCGACGCTTGATGGTGTGCAAGAGGACGTCGTCAACCTGCTGCTGAACCTGAAGGGCGTGGTGTTCAAGCTGCACAACCGCGACGAAGTCACGGTGACGCTGCGCAAGGAAGGCGAAGGCATCGTGACGGCTGGCGACATCGAACTCGCGCATGACTGTGAGGTGATCAACCCGGATCAAGTGATTGCCCACCTCACGAAGGGCGGAAAGCTCGACATCCAAATCAAGATCGAGAAGGGCCGCGGTTATGTGCCGGGCAATGTGCGTCGCCACGGCGAGGAAGCGGCCAAGGTCATCGGTCGCATCGTGCTAGACGCATCGTTCTCGCCGGTTCGCCGCGTTAGCTACGCCGTCGAGAGCGCCCGTGTTGAACAGCGTACCGACCTGGACAAGCTCGTCATGAACATCGAGACGAGCGGCGTGATCACCCCAGAAGAAGCGATTCGCCAGTCGGCCCGCACCCTGGTCGACCAGTTGTCCGTGTTCGCGGCGCTGGAAGGAACGGAAACGGCTGCCGAAGCCCCGTCGTGCGGACCGCAGATCGATCCGATCCTGCTGCGTCCGGTCGATGATCTCGAGCTGACAGTTCGTTCAGCGAACTGCCTGAAGGCTGAGAACATCTACTATATCGGCGACCTGATCCAGCGTACGGAAAACGAGCTGCTGAAGACGCCGAACCTCGGTCGAAAGTCGCTCAACGAAATCAAGGAAGTACTCGCTTCGCGTGGTCTCACGCTGGGCATGAAGCTCGAGAATTGGCCTCCGGCTAGTCTCGACAAGTAATCGTACGGCAGTATAACTGCGTCTAATCGTGTGGCAGAAACAGCGTCGTCATCTGGTCGGAGCTCGATTTTTTCCTTTAAAGTCTGTGTTGTTGCATAAATCTGTCGAGAGAGCCGGTGATGTTTACGCGCAACATTCGGGACGAGTTCCTCATTATCGAGTTAGATTCGAGCGTAAACTCTTGGGTTTTGTCAAAAAGATACGCAGGAACAGACCCAAGACATGTGAGCCGAAGGCACACACTTCCGTCTCAGGAACTGGGCGGCCTATGTAACGCTGGCCTGAGCAATCGGGGGAACGTGACGATATGCGGATAGATGAGGCCGTCCTTGCTAGAATGCCCTAGGGGGTGGCTCCATATCTACGCGTGATCGTCCGCGTCTGTGCGGCGATGCGCTGATTTAGGCATTGCTTGGCGTGAAGAATGTCTATCGAATGACCCTGCGCGCTCTGCAGGGTTTCGCACAAAGTCTGCGTGACCTGGCCTTCCCGAACTTGCCGGTACCAAATTGCACCACGCTCTGTCGTCGGGCAAAACGCTTGGTCCCGAACTTCCGATCCTTGGCGACAGCAAACTGATCTACCTGGTGGTCGACGGCACCGATCTGAAGGTCTATGGGGCGTTGTTACATAAATCGAGCGTGAGGACGCGATGGCATCGACGGGCATAATTTCAGGCGATACGAACGGATTGCGGACGAGCGCGGTCGAACCATGCGGTTGATTATGCCAACGCGAACGGCGAACTCGCTCGCCTGCGCGTCGATGTGACGCGCCCAGAGAAAGTTGCCGGTGAGGGTCTTGAACCGATACATTGCATGCTCGGCAAGCGATCTCCGGTGGTAGCCACTGTCTTGCTTCCATTCTCGACGACCGTCACTGGCAATTGCATCAACCGCGCCATTACGCCACGCCGCACCCGGGCATATCCGCTGGCCAATGAGCGGCACCCTCGCGTAGCGGAATCGAAGGAATAGCACTGCGTGCAGCAATGGCCGCATGGCATGGCTTGGTGTCGTAGGCACCGTCACCGCCGATGACATCGATTTGTTCTTTTGGTGGAGTCTGGTCGAGCAACTTGGCCAGAGCGTCACCGTCAGCCACATTCTGATGCGGCATGAGCGCGGCATGCACTTGACCCGTATTCGCGTTGAGCGCGAGATGGACTTTACGCCACGTGCGCCGCTTCGCGTAGCCGTGCTGGCGAACCTCTTCCACTCACCTTCGCCATAGACCTTCAGACCGGTACTGTCGACATCCAGATGGATCGGTTCGTTGTCGCGAAGGATCGGCAGTTCGACTTCAAGCGTTTTGCCCGGCGAAAGAGCGTGGTGTAATTCGGCACAGGCAAGCTCGGGAAGGAGGCCAGATCGCGCAGAATTTGGGTGAAACCTTGCAGGGCGCGCAACCTGAGTCGATAGACGGTCTTCACGCCAAGTAATGCCTGAATCAGGCGTATCGCCGTATAGACACGGGCACCACGTGTGGGTATGGCGTCGGGCATTCTGGCAAGGACGCCTTCATCTATCCATATCGTCACGTTCCCCCCGGTTGATCAGGCCTTCATTATAGGCCGCCCAATTCCTGACACGGTAGCGTGCCTTCTGCTCACCTGTCTTGTGTATGTCCTTGCGCATTTTCTTGGCAAAAATTAGGCAGTTACTCTGGAATCTGACTTGATAGGGGACTGGCTCCGCGACCGGTGCGCGTAAACGTCAGTGGATCTCGCTCGATTTATGCAACAATGCCGGTCTATGGCGAAGGTGCATGGAAGGGTTTCGCCAGGCACGGTTATTCGAAACGGCACACGTGGCGTAAAGTCCATCTCGCGCTCGATTTATGCAACCACGCCGCTCAAATGCATGCCGCGCTGATAACACATCGGGATGTGGCTGACGATGACGCTCTGGCTAAGTTGCTCGACTAGATTCT from Burkholderia sp. encodes the following:
- the rpoA gene encoding DNA-directed RNA polymerase subunit alpha; the protein is MQTSLLKPKIITVELLGENYAQVVMEPFERGYGHTLGNALRRVLLSSMIGYAPTEVTIAGVVHEYSTLDGVQEDVVNLLLNLKGVVFKLHNRDEVTVTLRKEGEGIVTAGDIELAHDCEVINPDQVIAHLTKGGKLDIQIKIEKGRGYVPGNVRRHGEEAAKVIGRIVLDASFSPVRRVSYAVESARVEQRTDLDKLVMNIETSGVITPEEAIRQSARTLVDQLSVFAALEGTETAAEAPSCGPQIDPILLRPVDDLELTVRSANCLKAENIYYIGDLIQRTENELLKTPNLGRKSLNEIKEVLASRGLTLGMKLENWPPASLDK